In Candidatus Hydrogenedentota bacterium, the genomic window TTCTTTGACCACGGATTGCACCGATGACACGGATTTCAGCGACGCTCGAACCAGATGAGACAAACCAGCTCGCCGCCCGCACAACCCCGCTACGATGCTGATGATGAAAACCTCCTCGAAAATCACACGCGGGCGCCGGCATGCCTCGACGACCAGAATCATCTCCTATCCGTGTCATCAGTGTAATCCGTGGTCAAATACCCTCATTGCGGCCAGCGGCTGCTGCTCTACGTGGTTCGTGGTTGAGTCTTCGAACCGGGTCAATAGTCTCTCTTATTCGTGTGAATTCGTGTTCATTCGTGGTTGAAAATCTTCTTTGCTTCAGACGGCTAAACTGTTACCCGGAGGGAAATTGCGCAACTGCTTGGGTCATCACGTTCCTATTTTCCCTTTTTCGGAGAAGGCGGGCGGAAGCCCAGCGGCCGTCGTTCCGTTACAGGTGGAGTCATCAGTTCGCGTACAGCGTCAAATACGGCCTTGAATTGCGCGTCGTATTTGCGTTCAAGTGTATCCAATCTGCGCGAGAGGTCCTTGTGCGAGGCAAGCATTTCGCGGAACTGCACAAAGGCCCGAACCACCTGAATGCTGGCTCGCACAGCCGTTGGGCTATTGAGAACATTAGCGGCCATCACCGTTCCGTGTTCCGTGAAGGCCCGCGGCGGATAGCGGCGCCCGCCACGTCCGGTTTTTGAGGTCGCATTTTGCGACCTCAAAGATTCCCATTCGTCCCAGGTGAGCCGGATCATGAAATCGTCTGGAAACCGGTCCTCATTTCGGGAAACCTGCTCATTCAGCCGCTTCGTAGTAACGCCATATAGCGTTGCCAACGTATCGTCAAGCAGTACGCGCTGTCCACGGACTTCCACGATAAGCCTTTGAATCCGCACTGCCGAAATAGGCGTTTCGTCTGACTTCTCCGACGACATGGTCACTTATCCCCTCCTCATGATTCGTTTGACGCTGTCCCTAAGTCCCATTCAGGTAATTAATCAGCCGATACATCCTCGCAATATATCCGCCAATCACGTAGGCCTCCATGGTGTCGGGCGGCTCGGTGAAGGGGGAAAAGGGATTCAGCTGGGTGACCGTGTCGCGCCAGCCGTTGTGTTCGTCCAACCCATTCACAATCGAGGCGACGCCTTCCGCCGTCTGTGGGATACGCGCGAGCGCCACGGCCAGGTGGCCGCCCTTTACGTGCGCCGGCAGCGGCTGGTTTGCCCGGGCGGCGCGGTGTTCGGCCATCGCTGCGCCGGGCGGCGTCGCCGCGAGACGGGCGTGCTCGCGGCGGAGGTAATCGACATTGATGCTCACCTCGTGATCGTAGGGGTAGCACCCTTCTTTCTCATAGGTGACCGTGTAGGCGACGTCGTCGATGGTGGTTCCGGTCTGCTTGATGTACAGGGGGCGGTTCGTGCCCATTTCGTAGAAGCCGGTGTGGGTGTAGCCCTCCGCGTCCGGGATGCGCGCGGAATACAGCCAGTCGAGCGCGGCCGGGACGGGCGCCAGGTATTTCGGGTCGCCGGTTAACCCGTAGAACGAGAAGAGATGCAGGATGTTCGTGTGGGTCTGCGAGGCGCTCACCGTGCCGATCTCGAAGGGCCGCCCCCAGACCGGCTTGAGGTCCGCGCCGTGCTGCTGGCACCACCCGGCCTGCGGCGGGGGCTGCTGCGCGCGCAGGTAGAATTCCATGCCCGCGCGCGCGGCGGCGAGGTAGCGATCATCCCCCAGCGTCTCGTGGGCTTCGAGCAGGACCTCGATGCAGTCGTGGATGACGTCGTCGTTGAACGTGCGCGCCGCCGTGTAGTCGTCCCCTTCCAGCGGGAAGCGCTGCGGCCAGCCGCCATCCGGATACTGCCCGCGGAGGATGTGGTCCAGCGCGCGATCGAGCACGGCCTTGTGCGCGGGGTCGTTCGTGATCGCGTGTAGCCGCAGAAAGAACCGCGTTGGCTCCGTGGTGGAGAAGTCGTCGAAGGTGCAGTTGTCGCGCTGCTTGAGGTACTCCTGCCAGCCCCAGCATTTGGAGAAGAACGAGGCGTAGTAGTCGGGCAGGCCCTCGGGATCAAAGTCGATGAAGTAATTCCAGCCGCCCGAGGGGTGTTGTCCCGCCGCGAGCGCACCGGCGACCTCGCGCGCACGATCGAGGTAATAGCGGTCGCCGGTCGCCCGGAACGCGTCCAGCAGCACCAGGCCTACCGACGGCGTGCCGGGCGGCTCCACCCAGATCATGCTCGGGCGGGCCTTCAACTCGCCGTACGGTTCCAGATCCAGGGTGTAAAACCACACGAAACCGCCCCGGTTCGCCAGGCGCTCGAACAGGAAGTCGGTGGCCGCGCGCATGACGCCGGTTACCGCGTCGCGCGGCGGGCCCTGCGCGGGCGTAAGGGCGCAGCCGGCGAGTGCAATAGCGGTCAGAATAAGTCGTGAAACCATGCGGGCATGATAGCGGCGCGCCGGGGCCGGATCAATGCGCGCGCGGGAGATGGAAGCCGCGCCAGATCCCGGCGTATACTCCCCGGACAGCCAACCCGAACCCCCACATGCGAGGAAGCGCCCATGCGTATTGCACTGTCCGCCGTTATTGCCGCTGTTCTTTTGTTTGTCCCGTCGGGCGGCGCGGAAGAGGTCATCCACGAGCGCATCGAATGGAGTGATGTCTGGATCACCAACGCGGACCGTGACCCGGACAAACCGCGGGTGCTGCTGATCGGCGATTCGATCGTACGCGGCTACTACAACGGCGTGGAAAAGGAACTGGGCGACCGGGCGAACTGCGCGCGCTTCACAACCTCCAAGTTTGCCGGCCACCCCGACTTTCTGGACGAGCTTGGACTGATCTTGCGCCGCTTTTCGTTTGGCGTGATCCACGTGAACAACGGCCTGCACGGCTGGGACTACACGGAAGAGCAGTATCGCGAGGCGATCCGGGATCTGCTCGCCATGCTCAAGCGCGAGGCGCCCGACGCGAAGCTGATCTGGTGCATGAGCACGCCGTGGCGGGACAGCCAGGACCTCAGCCGCTTCGACGAGGAAAAGAACACCCGGGTCCAGGCGCGCAACGCCATCGCGGCGGAACTCGCGGCGGAAGCGGGCATTCCGATCACGGACCTCTACGCGCTTTCCGCCGACCGCCAGGACCACTTCGCATCCGATGGCGTTCATTACAACGAGGAAGGCCGCGCCGCCCAGGCCACACTGGTGGCCGAGGCCATCACGAAGCAACTGGAACGGGTGCAGTTCTGATATTACCGCGCCCGGACTATGGGGAAGTAAGAATAGTCCCGTTTTTTGCAGTTCGCCGGAAACCCACTATGATACGGGCTTTCAGCCCTGGCCGAATTCGTCGTCATTCTTCCTGGGCCTGCGGCCCAGGCTGATATGATCGGGCGCCTTCGGCGCTGAAGTAACGATATTCAGGGCCGAAGGCCTGTTTCAAACCAGCCTGGGCCATCGGCCCAGGCAAAGGGATCTAATAATCTATGAGGGCTGAAGGCCCGCTCCATAGCGCTCGTAATTCATCGGTAATATCAGAATTGCACCCACTGAAACCCTAACGAGGAGGGCGCCATGAGCAACCCGAGCATCCTGATCCGCCACGAGGGCGACGCCCCGCGCGAACGCAGCGCCTGCGGCTGGCGCGACCGCCTTATCAGCCACGAAGACGCCCCGCTGCATCCGGCGGCCTGGGCGCACGCCGTGGATATCGACGGCGCGAAACGCCACTACCACAAAGTGGCGACGGAACTGTATTACGTGCTGTCCGGCGAGGGCACGGTGCACCTGGACGGGGAAGATCACCCCGTGCGCGCGGGCTCGATTGTGCACATCCCGCCCGGCGTCGTCCATGGCGCCGCCGGGCGGATGCGCGTGCTGGTCATCGGCATTCCGGATATTGCCGATGGCGATTACTTTGCAGCCGAGAGCGGCAGCGAGACCAGCCCGTAGTAGCCCAGCGGGAAGTAGGCCCGCGCCGATCCGAAGCGCACTGCGGAGGGATAACCCGAGACCGGCGTCAGGCTGGCCAGTTCACCCGCGTTTCCGCTGAACGTGTAGTGGGCGAGGGCGTTGTATCCCAGGCTCGCGAACACGTGATCGCCGCGCGCGCCAATGATGCTCCCGTACGCGCCTTCCGCGGCGACCGGCTCCGCGGGCGTGAGTGCGCCCGTACTGGACACGGCGACCGCGTGGATCGCGTACGCCGGATCATGGCTGTCGTAGTAGACGCGGGCGCCCGCCCCCACCACGCGCGAGGTGTACGAGGCAATCGGCGCGCTGCCGATCGGGGTCACCGATCCGCCGCCGCTCCAGCGCACCGTCTCCAGCGAGCTCTCCAACCGTCCGCTGCCGTCCCACTGGTAATCGTGCAGCACCAGCAGGTCCGTATCGGGATCGTATTGCACGAACGCGCCGGGAACGTTGGCTGCGGTCCCCTCTATCCCGTTCACCACGTCCAGCGTGCGGAGGTAATACGCCGCAAGCGGCGGCCCGAAGATGCCCGAGGCGACCGGCTCCTTCGTGCCGGCGTACAGCAGGCCATCCACGGCGTTCAGCGATACCAGCGCGCCGTAGCCCAGGCCGGCCGTGGCGGTCCAGCGCCCCGTGCGGATGTTCACGAGCGCGAGGCCCTGATCCGGCGTCTGGCGGCCGTACACGCGGTCGTAGCGGTCCGCGGAGCAGCGCAGGGCCAGCGTTTCGCCCAGCAGGAAGCCTTTCTCGCCCGCGTCGAAGTAGTAGTAGGGCAGCCCGATGGCGATATCGCCGGCCACCGCGCCGCCGCCGGGTTCAACCGCCGGCTCCGGGCGCGCAAAGCCGTAATCGTAGTAGAAGTAGTTGTAAAACCAGGGGTACACGTCTACCGGGACCTCGTGCAGCAGCGCCGGCGACGCGGGATCGGCCAGATCCACCACGGCAACGGTATACCCCGGCTTCTCGTCCCACGTGATCCCCGCCACGACCAGCGTTTCGCCGGACTGCCAGGCATCGAAGTACTGTCCGATGGGCAGTTCCAGTTCGCCCAGGACATCGCCCGCTGCATTCACCGCCCGCGCGATCACCGTGCCCTCGTCGTAGCGCGCGACCAGTTCCGCGCCGAGGTCCGGGCCAATCTCCAGGAAGTCCACCAGGTTCTCCGCGATGGTCACCGACGCGACCGCCACCGGATTGTCCAGGTTTGACGCGTCGATCCGCGTGACCTGCTCCGTGGTGACGCCAAAGTAGAACGCGTCGTACTCGAATGAGCGCAGAATGTTCCCGCTGAGATCCACCGCCCCGTGAAGCTGAAGATCATCGCGCGTGTAGGACAGGAACTGGAGGCGTTCAAAGCCGCCGCCGTGGCCGCCCCACCCCGCAAAGGGCACAATGATGACGTCGTCCAGGATCGTCAGCGCTTTTACGTCGGAAAACGCGTTCGACCACGCCCAATCCTCGCCGAAGCTCTCGCGGTCGACAAGCGAGGGCGCCCCATTGCCGGAAACGTCAAAGAGGCTCACGCTCACCCGGCGTCCGACGGTGTCGTCCACGCCCAGCGCCACCAGGCGATCGCCCTGCGGCTGGATATAGGTCGAGTACCCGGGCACTTCCAGCGCGCCGAGCAGTTGCGGCGCGGCGGGATCGGCCACATCGATCACGAACAGCGGATCGACAATCAGAAACGTCACCACGTACGCGCGCGGGCCATCGAATCGCGTGGCGAACAGGGTCTCGCCTTCCGCGCCCTCGATGCGGAGTTCGGCGAGGCGGGGAATATCCGGCTGCGTCAGGTCGAAAGTGCTCAGGTAGACCTGCCGCTCGGCCTCCCACGCGCTGGAGACCACCCGCAGCGCGCCGTTCCAGGCGTCCATCTTGAAGCGATCATCGAGGTACCCCCGCACGCGGACCGAACCCGCGTTGCGGATCGCGCCGCCCGGATCCCGGATGTCCAGGCACGTAATCACCGTGCTGTCGCCCGCCCAGTCCGGCGCGGCGATAAACGCGAATTCCGGCGTCACGTGCACCACCGTTCCGGACCCGGTGAATTCGATCTGATCGGCCTGGGCCAGCGCGTCGGGGTCCGCCACGGATATGCTCGTGACGGTCGTGGCCGCGGCGCTGCCGGTCGATACCACATCCTCGTAGTAGCCGTAGTCGTACGCGGCGGTGACCGCGTACAAAACGTCGCCCACCAGGCGGCTGTCGACGAGATCCCCGGGCAGGTCGATGTGGGATCGGATCGCCGCATCGGCCGGCGTGGAGACGTCCACCGCGTAAAGGCGCGACTGGCTCGTCATGGCGACAACACCGGCGTCAATGGAGACGTCACTCGCGTAGCCCACGAGGACATAGGCCATGCCGCCGGCGAAGTACAGGTCGCGGGGATACCCGGTGGCCGGGACCTGGGCCAGGAGCGTATCGGTATCCAGGTCCACAATGCTCAGCCCGCGGTACTGGTTGAGCACGTACAGGAGGTTGTCCTGCCGCCGGATGACATCCGGCTCCACAACCTCGCGCGGGAGCCCGCCGCCGCCCTCCGCGTCCGGAGCGCCGCCCTCCGCGCCGGCCCCAATGGCGTCAAAAACCGGGCCCCGGCCCGTGTCGGCGCTGGTAAACGCGCGATTCCCCGGCGTAAACCACGGACAGCCGGAGACCAGAACAGCAATGAGAAAAAGGAACGGGAGGCGCGGCAGGGCACGCATGACAGTCACCTTTCTATTCCGGCTCCGCGGACGGGAGCGTACAACCCCATTGTAGCACGTTCACAGTACCGGCCCGGCTTGGAAAGTGTTACGAGGCGTGTACGCATGTGCCATCGGGTTCCCGGCTGTGTTAGCTTCAAGGGAAGAAGCTTCAATTAAACACAGCCGGGGGCGGGCCGGCCTGGCGGCGCGCCCGAACCCCCGATACAGGAATGTACGCCATGACGGACATACGCTATCTCTCGGCCCGCGAGATGCGCGAGGCCGATCGCCGCTGTATCGAGGACATCGGTATTCCCGGCGCCGTGCTGATGAATAATGCCGGCCGCGCCGTGTTTGAACAGATCGAGGGCGGCCCCGTGGGGATCGTCTGCGGCAAAGGGAACAACGGAGGGGACGGCTACGTGGCCGCCCGCTACGCGCTGCTGGCCGGCCAGTCGCCCCGCGTGGTGGTGCTCGCGAACCGCGTCGAAATCCACGGGGACGCCGCCGTCTTCCTCCGCGCCTACGAAAACCTCGGCGGCGAGGTCGCCTGGGCGCCCGACGAGGGCTCCGCCGCGCGGGCTGTGGCCGAACTCGCGGACTGTGCGGTGCTGGTGGACGCGGTCCTGGGCACCGGGATCCGCGGCGAAGTCAGCGGAGTCGCCCGGGCAGCCATTGAGGCGTGGCCCGATCGCCCCACCATCGCCGTGGACCTGCCCTCCGGCATGAACGCGGATACCGGAGAGCCCTGCGGGGCCTGTATTCGGGCGGACACCACGGTAACCTTTCAGTTCGCCAAGCGCGGATTCCAGCTTCCCGCCGCAAAGCCGTGGCTGGGGCGCCTGGTTGTCGCCGATATCGGCATTCCGCCCGTCTGCGCGGACGAAGACTACTGGAATATCCATTGAATCCGGAGCGGATGCGCTGTTTTCTCGGCCTGGACCTGCCGGATAGCGTCCGCGCCCAGACTGCGGCCCTCTACGCCGCCTGGCGGGGCGCCGGCCTGAAGGCGTCCTGGGTGCGCCCGGAAAACCTCCACGTAACCGTGCGGTTCCTCGGTGATATCACTCCCGAACAGATGGAAGCCCTGGATGGCGCGATGGCGCGTGAATTGGAGGCCTGCGGGCCGCTCTCCCTGCGGCTGGCGGGCGCGGGCGCCTTCCCGAATGTGCGCCGGCCGAGCGTGATCTGGGCCGGTGTCCGCGTCGAGGCCGGGGATCTGCCCGCCGTGTTTTCGGGGGGGGAGGCGGGCGCCCGGGCCCTCGGGCTGCCGCCGGAAGGGCGCGATCCGCACCCCCATGTCACGCTCGCGCGGCTCCGCGTTCCACCGCCGCCCGGGCGCGTGGAAGCCCTCCTGGAAACGGCCCGCGCATGGGAATCGGATGCATTCGCGGCCGCCGGTGTGGCATTATGGAAGAGCACCCTGCGACCCGGGGGCGCGGTGTACGACAAACTCCGGGAGTATCCCTTCGCATGATGATCGCCTCGATACTGTACAGCGGCCTGACCCTCTACATGATGGCCCTGTTGCTGCGCTGGCTCGGGCCGTGGCTCGAACTCGAGTTTCGCGGTCTGCTGCTCGGCCGCATACCCGCCATCACCGACCCGTGCATCCAGTTTATGCGGCGCATGCTGCCGCCCATGGGCCCCCTGGATTTCGCGCCGCTGGCCGCCGTGATGGGGGTTTTTATTGTCCGCCTGGTCCTGGTGGGCGTATAGCCCCCGGGGGGCCGTGCCATGCTCGATAACGCCGAACTTCGCGACCGGATGGTCGAAGACCAGATTCGCGCGCGGTCGATAGTAAACGAACGCGTGCTCAATGCCCTCCGCCGCGTGCCGCGCCATTGTTTCGTCCCACGTGAATACGCGGATATGGCCTACGACGACCGCCCGCTGCCCATCGGTCACGGGCAGACCATTTCACAGCCCTACATGGTCGCCTGCATGACCGAATTGCTGGCGCCGGGCCCCGACGAACGAATTCTTGAAATCGGCACGGGCTCCGGCTACCAGACCGCGATCCTGGCCTCGCTCGGGCGGACGGTGGTGACGGTGGAGCGCGATCCCGATTTGCTCGCCCGCGCGCGCGCCTGCCTGGGGCGGCTGGGCTACGAGAACATCCAGTTTGTCTGCGGCGACGGGACCCTCGGCGTTCCCGCTCACGCGCCGTTCGACGCGATTATGGTCACCGCGGGCGGGCCGGCGGCGCCCCGGGCGCTCATCGAGCAGCTGGCCGATGGCGGGCGCCTGCTGTGCCCCGTCGGCGGTCGCGGACACCAGCGCCTGCACCGCATAGAAAAGCGGGGAAACGCCCTCCAGACAACCCTCCACACCGACTGCGTCTTCGTACCCCTTACAGGACAAGACGGCTGGCCGGAGCAGACGGGTTGAAGGAGGTCGCTTCCCCGCGTGTCACGCTGAGATGCGGGCCCGATCAGGGCTCGTAGGGCATTACGCCTTCGTCGATCGCGCTCTTCACGAACTTGCGGACATCCGCCGCGGAAATGCCGCTGGCGATGCACTCGCCCACCGCATCGCGCAGGTGGTGCTGGGCCATCTTGCGGACCTTGTCGCGGCAGAGGTTTGGCGCCTTCTCCGCAATCGTCACGCCCACGCCGCGGCGCGTGTGCACCAGGCCCATCAGTTCCAGGTCGCGGTACGCCTTGGTCACCGTGTTCGGGTTGATTTCAAGCATACTGGACATGTCGCGCACCGACGGGAGGGTGTCCCCGGGCAGGAGCTTGCCGGACGCGATGGCGAATTGCACCATATTCTCAATTTGCACGTAGACCGCGATGGGGCAGGTATCCTGGTTAATGCTGAACTTCAGATCTTTCTTGGCCATTTTACAACTCCTTTGTGCGGCTTGGCTCGCATATCGCGATAGTGGATCACCATGATCCGTTGCGCTGGAGCCCCCGGAAGCGGGGGCGCCGAATCTACAGTGCCCCCTTCAAGTTGTTATACTTCCGGCCCGGGGCCGAAAAATTTACTTCTGGTTGCGCACAATACTACATCACAACGCCCTATTGCAAGCTTTTTCTGCCCCCGGATCCGCCCTATTCCGCCTGCACAAACTTGGGATTGGACCCCGCGATTACAACACATATCTCGCCTTTTACCTTCTTCCCCGCGTAGGCGGCCGCGAGATCCCCGAGCGCGCCGCGCTCCACGCGCTCGAATTTCTTCGTCAGCTCGAAGCAGACCGCCGCCATCCGGTTGCCCAGCGCCGCGTGCGCGTCGGCCAGCAACGCCCCCAGCCGGAATGGAGACTCGTAGATCACCAGCGTATGGGGCGCTTCGCCGTCGGCCGCGAGCCACCGCTGCCGCGCGCCGGACTTCCGCGGCGGGAAGCCCTTGAACACGAAGCTGGACGCGGGCAGCCCCGACGCAAGCAGCGCCGTGGTCACGGCCGTGGGGCCCGGCAGGATCTCCACCGTGTGGCCAGCCTCCTGGGCGTCCCGGATAATCCGGTAGCCCGGATCGCTCACGCCGGGGCAGCCGCCATCGCTGCATAGCCCCACCGTCAGCCCCTCGCCGAGCAGCCCGAGTATGCGCTTGCCCGCCATTTCCTCGTTATGTTCGTGGTAGCTGAACATCGTCCTGGGGCGCTCGATGCCGTACCGCTCCAGCAGGCGCGGCGTAATGCGGGTGTCCTCGCAGGCCAGGGCGTCCAGCTCCCCAAGCACGCGGACCGCGCGGTAGGTGATATCCTCCAGGTTGCCGATTGGCGTCGCAATGACATACAGGGTACCCATTAACGTATTCCCGCGCGGCGCGCTTTGGAGTCACGAAGCCCGGTTTTTCTCAGGCCTCGATGGTGGGCCGGAAAACCGCGATATTCCCCGCCCGCATCGTTTCGACAAGCCGCTCGTACATCGTCTCATCCTCGAAAACGCCCACAATCGCCCCGCCGGACCCCGAGAATTTGGCGTGCGCCCCCACCGACCGCGCGCGTTCAACCATGTCGATATTGCGCGGGTCCAGGGTGTACAGCGAGCGGCGGCGGTCGAAATTCTTGTCGAGCAAGGGCCCGATCTCCTTCCCGCGCCCGGCGGCAATCAGATCGCGCGCGTCCTGTGCGTACGAGGCGAAATCCAGCATCGCCTGCCGCACCTCGGGGTCGCCCCCGCGCCAGCGTTCCTTGATGTTGTTGTGGAACGTCTCGGATCCCTCCCCGAGATCCAGCCGGTACGCGATAAACAGGTTCGGCAGGCTGCGCGGGTCGAGCTCCTCGTATAGCCCATACCCGTGCTGGTCCATGTGCTGCTTGTCGAAGTCCATGAAAACCGCGCCCTCGTACACCTGGATCACCCGGTCTTGCAATCCAGCGGAAATGCCGAGTTTGTCGGTCTCCACCTGCAAGATCAGATTGGGCTGAAGGTGTTTCGGTATCTCCACATCGTAGAAATCCATGAGGCAGCGTAGGGTGGCCGTAATCAGGGCGCTGGAACCCGCCAGCCCCAGACGCCGCGGGATGGTGGAACGGTACCGGATCGAAAAATTCTTGCCCTCGATATCGATTCGCTCCTCCCGGCAGTACTCGATAAACCGGCAGATCGTCGCTTTCATCAGGCGGATTCCGCCATAGTACCCGTTGTTGGCGACGTCATCGTATAAATCTTTTGTAGATTTATACTTAGAGCGATCCTGGAGGCTCGGGACAATCTCGATCTCCGGGCTCTCATACAAGCTCACCTTCGCGGCGAAATCCCGGATCACAAAGCTGATCGTCTTCCCGAAGTAGCCGTCGGACGGGTTGCCAATGAGCCCCGCGCGGGCATAGGCCGTGGCTTCACACGCCATGTGCGCTCCTTTGCATCGGTTGGTGGTGCGGTGGGGAGCATACGCAAACCGCGGCGGGCCGCGCAAGGCGGGGGGCGCTCCATCGCCATTCCAGCCCCGGCCATAAATGTGTTACCATTAGACAAGTCGCGGGCGCCGGGATCGCGCCGCGCGAGAACAGGCTGGCCACGCCTTTCGGGCCGGGCGCAGTGGTGTAGTGCGGTGGCGCCCCGTTCGTGGATTCGCGCGGGCCGCCAGGTGGCCGGGGAGACGGCCCCTTTTTCATGCAGCCGGGCGGTGGTCCAAGCACACCGGCCTGAAGCGCGGGGTTCCGGCCGCGCGCGTGAACGAATACAGGGATTGAGGAAATGATTCAGCTTCTATCGTCCGGGCGCATGGCGCGCCTGTTGCTGGCCGCGGGCGCCCTGGCGCTCTCCATTGCGGGCGCCGCCCAGAACATCGTCGTCACCACAGAATCGCTGGATTACAGTGATGGCACGTCCTTCGACGGCGCCGATCTCAGTTCAGTGGCGGCGCTCATCGCCAACCCCGGAACGAACGGGCTGGGGCTGGATGAGGCGCTCGCCGCCATTGACCAGGTGGCGTCGGGTGACGGGCCTTTCTCCATTACGTTTGCAC contains:
- a CDS encoding ORF6N domain-containing protein, translated to MSSEKSDETPISAVRIQRLIVEVRGQRVLLDDTLATLYGVTTKRLNEQVSRNEDRFPDDFMIRLTWDEWESLRSQNATSKTGRGGRRYPPRAFTEHGTVMAANVLNSPTAVRASIQVVRAFVQFREMLASHKDLSRRLDTLERKYDAQFKAVFDAVRELMTPPVTERRPLGFRPPSPKKGK
- a CDS encoding pectate lyase; the protein is MVSRLILTAIALAGCALTPAQGPPRDAVTGVMRAATDFLFERLANRGGFVWFYTLDLEPYGELKARPSMIWVEPPGTPSVGLVLLDAFRATGDRYYLDRAREVAGALAAGQHPSGGWNYFIDFDPEGLPDYYASFFSKCWGWQEYLKQRDNCTFDDFSTTEPTRFFLRLHAITNDPAHKAVLDRALDHILRGQYPDGGWPQRFPLEGDDYTAARTFNDDVIHDCIEVLLEAHETLGDDRYLAAARAGMEFYLRAQQPPPQAGWCQQHGADLKPVWGRPFEIGTVSASQTHTNILHLFSFYGLTGDPKYLAPVPAALDWLYSARIPDAEGYTHTGFYEMGTNRPLYIKQTGTTIDDVAYTVTYEKEGCYPYDHEVSINVDYLRREHARLAATPPGAAMAEHRAARANQPLPAHVKGGHLAVALARIPQTAEGVASIVNGLDEHNGWRDTVTQLNPFSPFTEPPDTMEAYVIGGYIARMYRLINYLNGT
- a CDS encoding SGNH/GDSL hydrolase family protein → MRIALSAVIAAVLLFVPSGGAEEVIHERIEWSDVWITNADRDPDKPRVLLIGDSIVRGYYNGVEKELGDRANCARFTTSKFAGHPDFLDELGLILRRFSFGVIHVNNGLHGWDYTEEQYREAIRDLLAMLKREAPDAKLIWCMSTPWRDSQDLSRFDEEKNTRVQARNAIAAELAAEAGIPITDLYALSADRQDHFASDGVHYNEEGRAAQATLVAEAITKQLERVQF
- a CDS encoding cupin domain-containing protein codes for the protein MSNPSILIRHEGDAPRERSACGWRDRLISHEDAPLHPAAWAHAVDIDGAKRHYHKVATELYYVLSGEGTVHLDGEDHPVRAGSIVHIPPGVVHGAAGRMRVLVIGIPDIADGDYFAAESGSETSP
- a CDS encoding beta-propeller domain-containing protein — its product is MRALPRLPFLFLIAVLVSGCPWFTPGNRAFTSADTGRGPVFDAIGAGAEGGAPDAEGGGGLPREVVEPDVIRRQDNLLYVLNQYRGLSIVDLDTDTLLAQVPATGYPRDLYFAGGMAYVLVGYASDVSIDAGVVAMTSQSRLYAVDVSTPADAAIRSHIDLPGDLVDSRLVGDVLYAVTAAYDYGYYEDVVSTGSAAATTVTSISVADPDALAQADQIEFTGSGTVVHVTPEFAFIAAPDWAGDSTVITCLDIRDPGGAIRNAGSVRVRGYLDDRFKMDAWNGALRVVSSAWEAERQVYLSTFDLTQPDIPRLAELRIEGAEGETLFATRFDGPRAYVVTFLIVDPLFVIDVADPAAPQLLGALEVPGYSTYIQPQGDRLVALGVDDTVGRRVSVSLFDVSGNGAPSLVDRESFGEDWAWSNAFSDVKALTILDDVIIVPFAGWGGHGGGFERLQFLSYTRDDLQLHGAVDLSGNILRSFEYDAFYFGVTTEQVTRIDASNLDNPVAVASVTIAENLVDFLEIGPDLGAELVARYDEGTVIARAVNAAGDVLGELELPIGQYFDAWQSGETLVVAGITWDEKPGYTVAVVDLADPASPALLHEVPVDVYPWFYNYFYYDYGFARPEPAVEPGGGAVAGDIAIGLPYYYFDAGEKGFLLGETLALRCSADRYDRVYGRQTPDQGLALVNIRTGRWTATAGLGYGALVSLNAVDGLLYAGTKEPVASGIFGPPLAAYYLRTLDVVNGIEGTAANVPGAFVQYDPDTDLLVLHDYQWDGSGRLESSLETVRWSGGGSVTPIGSAPIASYTSRVVGAGARVYYDSHDPAYAIHAVAVSSTGALTPAEPVAAEGAYGSIIGARGDHVFASLGYNALAHYTFSGNAGELASLTPVSGYPSAVRFGSARAYFPLGYYGLVSLPLSAAK
- a CDS encoding NAD(P)H-hydrate epimerase; amino-acid sequence: MTDIRYLSAREMREADRRCIEDIGIPGAVLMNNAGRAVFEQIEGGPVGIVCGKGNNGGDGYVAARYALLAGQSPRVVVLANRVEIHGDAAVFLRAYENLGGEVAWAPDEGSAARAVAELADCAVLVDAVLGTGIRGEVSGVARAAIEAWPDRPTIAVDLPSGMNADTGEPCGACIRADTTVTFQFAKRGFQLPAAKPWLGRLVVADIGIPPVCADEDYWNIH
- the thpR gene encoding RNA 2',3'-cyclic phosphodiesterase, coding for MRCFLGLDLPDSVRAQTAALYAAWRGAGLKASWVRPENLHVTVRFLGDITPEQMEALDGAMARELEACGPLSLRLAGAGAFPNVRRPSVIWAGVRVEAGDLPAVFSGGEAGARALGLPPEGRDPHPHVTLARLRVPPPPGRVEALLETARAWESDAFAAAGVALWKSTLRPGGAVYDKLREYPFA
- a CDS encoding YggT family protein; amino-acid sequence: MMIASILYSGLTLYMMALLLRWLGPWLELEFRGLLLGRIPAITDPCIQFMRRMLPPMGPLDFAPLAAVMGVFIVRLVLVGV
- a CDS encoding protein-L-isoaspartate(D-aspartate) O-methyltransferase, translating into MVEDQIRARSIVNERVLNALRRVPRHCFVPREYADMAYDDRPLPIGHGQTISQPYMVACMTELLAPGPDERILEIGTGSGYQTAILASLGRTVVTVERDPDLLARARACLGRLGYENIQFVCGDGTLGVPAHAPFDAIMVTAGGPAAPRALIEQLADGGRLLCPVGGRGHQRLHRIEKRGNALQTTLHTDCVFVPLTGQDGWPEQTG
- a CDS encoding GntR family transcriptional regulator encodes the protein MAKKDLKFSINQDTCPIAVYVQIENMVQFAIASGKLLPGDTLPSVRDMSSMLEINPNTVTKAYRDLELMGLVHTRRGVGVTIAEKAPNLCRDKVRKMAQHHLRDAVGECIASGISAADVRKFVKSAIDEGVMPYEP
- the rsmI gene encoding 16S rRNA (cytidine(1402)-2'-O)-methyltransferase; translation: MGTLYVIATPIGNLEDITYRAVRVLGELDALACEDTRITPRLLERYGIERPRTMFSYHEHNEEMAGKRILGLLGEGLTVGLCSDGGCPGVSDPGYRIIRDAQEAGHTVEILPGPTAVTTALLASGLPASSFVFKGFPPRKSGARQRWLAADGEAPHTLVIYESPFRLGALLADAHAALGNRMAAVCFELTKKFERVERGALGDLAAAYAGKKVKGEICVVIAGSNPKFVQAE